CCTGCCCACGGCTCGCGCCCAGCGCGCGCAGCAGCGCGAACTCCTTCGTCCGCTGCGCCACGATCATGGAGAACGTGTTCGCGATCAGGAACGTGCCCACGAGCAGCCCCACCAGGCCGAACGCGATGAGGAAGTAGGACACGAAGCTTAACGCCTCGCGCACGCTTTTCGACGTCTCCTCCGCCGCCTCTTCCCCCGTCCGCACCGTCAGGTCCGGGTGGGCGTTCGAAATTTCGTCGACAAGCAACTGGGGCTCCGTGCCCTCCGGACCCGCGAGCAGCAGGCCGGGGACGGTGTCCTGCGTGACGTAGAACTCGCGGTAGTCCGCCTCCGGGAGCAGGAAGCTTAACGACGTCTCCTGGACAACCTCATCCTCGTACAACCCGGTGATGGTGTAGCGCTGGCGCCCGCGGGTATCCACGACGATGAGCTCTTGGTTGAGTTCGATGCCGTAAAATGCGGCGCCGTTGGCGTTAAGGACGGCCTCGGCAGGATCGTGGCCGGGCTCCGGTGCGCGGCCGTCGACGATTTCTGGGGCTTGGCCGACGTTGTCCTCGGCGCCGTAGTACGCGGCGGCACTCGCCCGGCCCTGGCGCATCTGGATGGCTTCCTCATCCGTTGTGGCGGCTACAACCGTCCGGGAACCGACGATGTTCGCCCGCTCGACGGTGTCCATCTTGGTGACGGTCTCAGCGACGTCGGCGGGCACGGCGCTGGAGTCCTCCCCCGGCTCCACGACAGCGTCCGCGTTCTTGTACTGGGTGGCCACCGCGGAATCGAACGTGCGCTCCAGCATGTTGGTGAACATCATGGAGCCGGCGATGAACGCTGTGCCCAGCACCACCGCGAGCACCGTGAGCGCGAGGCGCAGCTTGTGCGAGCCAATATTTCGGAGCGAGACCTTGGTCATCGCCTGCGATCCTGCCGCCACGGGTTACCCCTCGATCCCGGCCATGACGCGGAGGATGGCATCCATTGTGGGGTCCAGCATTTCGTCCACGATCTGGCCGTCGCGGAGGAACACCACACGGTCCGCGTAGGAGGCGGCGCGGGCGTCGTGGGTGACAATGACAACCGTTTGGCCGTCGTGGTCGACCGCGTGGCGGAGGATGCTCAACACCTCTTTGCCAGCGTTGGAGTCCAGGTTGCCGGTCGGCTCATCGCCGAAAATGATCTCGGGTTTGCTTACCAGGGCGCGGGCGCACGCCACGCGCTGCTGCTGGCCGCCGGAGAGCTCGCTCGGCCGGTGTTTGAGGCGCTTAGCCAGTCCAAGGCGCTGCGTGATCTCTTCGAACCACGCTTGGTCGATTCTCCCGCCGGCAATGTCTGTGGGCAGCGTGATGTTCTCAGCCGCCGTAAGGGTGGGCACGAGGTTGAAGGACTGGAAGATAAAGCCGAGGCGGTCGCGCCGCAGCTCAGTGATCTCTTTATCGGACAGGCCGGAAAGCGCAGTGCCGCCGATGTACGCCTCGCCGGAGGTGAAGGAGTCCAGCCCTGCCATGGTGTGCATGAGGGTGGATTTGCCGCTGCCGGAGGGCCCCATGATGGCGGTGAACGCGTTGCGCTCGAAAGCGACGTTCACCCCGTCCAGCGCAGCCACTTGCGTATCGCCCTGGCCGTAGGTTTTCACTAGATCGACAGCTCTGGCTGCTGCTTCCATTTCCGCTCCCGCTTCCTCGACGCATGGCGTTTGACGTTCGACGTTGACATAGCCACGGTACGCGGGCTGGGCTCCTTTGGGAAAATGCCGAAAACCCGGTACCGACCACCGTGGCGTTGTGCCGTGTGGTTGGTACCGGGTTAGCGGTGTTGTTTTTAAGTTGTTGGGTCGGCGGTAACCTACTCTCCCACACCCTCCCGGGTGCAGTACCATCGGCGCGGGCGGGCTTAGCTTCCGGGTTCGGAATGGGTCCGGGCGTTTCCCCGCCGCTATCACCACCGACACATCTATTTCGGGGTTAGCAACATTGGTTGATGTGGAGTTGTCTGGCCCCGCACTCGGGTGGTGTGTGGTGTGTCAGATACTGGTGAGTGGACGCGTGCACACCGTGTTGGTGTGTGTTTGCAGGACACCGAACCGTGACCTAAGTGGGTGTTGGTTGGTGGTGGTTGTTTGTTGTTGGTGTATTAGTACCGGTCGCCTCCGCACATTGCTGTGTGTCCAGTTCCGGCCTATCAACCCAGTAGTCTGCTGGGAACCTCAAAAGAAACCTCATCTTAAAACAGGCTTCCCGCTTAGATGCTTTCAGCGGTTATCCCTCCCGTACGTAGCTAACCAGCGATGCTCCTGGCGGAACAACTGGCACACCAGAGGTACGTCCGTCCCGGTCCTCTCGTACTAGGGACAGCCTTCTGCAAGTTTCAACGCGCGCGGCGGATAGAGACCGAACTGTCTCACGACGTTCTGAACCCAGCTCGCGTGCCGCTTTAATGGGCGAACAGCCCAACCCTTGGGACCTACTCCAGCCCCAGGATGCGACGAGCCGACATCGAGGTGCCAAACCATCCCGTCGATATGGACTCTTGGGGAAGATCAGCCTGTTATCCCCGGGGTACCTTTTATCCGTTGAGCGACACCACATCCACAAGTAGGTGCCGGATCACTAGTCCCG
Above is a genomic segment from Corynebacterium sp. CNCTC7651 containing:
- a CDS encoding ABC transporter ATP-binding protein yields the protein MEAAARAVDLVKTYGQGDTQVAALDGVNVAFERNAFTAIMGPSGSGKSTLMHTMAGLDSFTSGEAYIGGTALSGLSDKEITELRRDRLGFIFQSFNLVPTLTAAENITLPTDIAGGRIDQAWFEEITQRLGLAKRLKHRPSELSGGQQQRVACARALVSKPEIIFGDEPTGNLDSNAGKEVLSILRHAVDHDGQTVVIVTHDARAASYADRVVFLRDGQIVDEMLDPTMDAILRVMAGIEG